One Bos indicus isolate NIAB-ARS_2022 breed Sahiwal x Tharparkar chromosome 22, NIAB-ARS_B.indTharparkar_mat_pri_1.0, whole genome shotgun sequence DNA window includes the following coding sequences:
- the CTDSPL gene encoding CTD small phosphatase-like protein → MDGPAIITQVTNPKEDEGRAPGAGEKASQCNVSLKKQRSRSILSSFFCCFRDYNVDAPPGSSPGVLPPLVEENGGLQKGDQRQIIPIPSPPAKYLLPEVTVLDYGKKCVVIDLDETLVHSSFKPISNADFIVPVEIDGTIHQVYVLKRPHVDEFLQRMGQLFECVLFTASLAKYADPVADLLDRWGVFRARLFRESCVFHRGNYVKDLSRLGRELSKVIIVDNSPASYIFHPENAVPVQSWFDDMTDTELLDLIPFFEGLSQEDDVYSMLHRLCSR, encoded by the exons CCTCCCAGTGCAACGTTAGTCTGAAGAAGCAGAGGAGCCGCAGCATCCTCAGCTCCTTCTTCTGCTGCTTCCGTGATTACAATGTGGATGCCCCGCCAGGCAGCAGCCCCGGTGTGCTTCCGCCGCTGGTGGAGGAGAACGGTGGGCTCCAGAAG gGTGACCAGAGGCAGATCATTCCCATACCAAGT CCACCAGCTAAATACCTCCTTCCAGAGGTAACGGTGCTTGACTATGGAAAGAAATGTGTGGTCATCGATTTAGATGAAACATTGGTGCACAGTTCATTTAAG cCTATTAGTAATGCTGATTTTATTGTTCCTGTTGAAATTGATGGAACTATACATCAG GTGTATGTGCTGAAGCGGCCACACGTGGACGAGTTCCTCCAGAGAATGGGACAGCTGTTTGAATGTGTGCTCTTTACTGCCAGCCTGGCCAAG TACGCAGACCCTGTGGCCGACCTGCTGGACCGCTGGGGTGTGTTCCGGGCCCGGCTCTTCCGGGAATCGTGTGTTTTCCATCGTGGGAACTATGTGAAAGACCTGAGTCGCCTTGGGCGGGAGCTGAGCAAAGTGATCATCGTGGACAATTCTCCTGCCTCCTACATCTTCCATCCTGAGAATGCA GTGCCTGTGCAGTCCTGGTTCGACGACATGACGGACACGGAACTGCTGGACCTCATCCCCTTCTTCGAGGGCCTGAGCCAGGAGGACGACGTGTACAGCATGCTGCATAGACTCTGCAGTAGGTAG